From Vicinamibacterales bacterium:
TTCCCCAGCGATCGGACCAGTGCCCCAGCAGCGGCGAGGCGATCAGCTGCGCCATCGAGAACGACGCGAACAGCAATCCAATCGTCAGCGGCGACGCGCCGAACGTCGCGGCGTAGAACGGGAGCAGCGGAATGATGATCCCGAACCCAATCAGATTGACGAGGATCGTGAGAAAGATGATGAAGAGCGGACGGCCGCTCATTCGCGTCGTTCCGTCACGCTCTTGATCAGCACCGGCGTGACCGGCACGTTCTCCATGCCGTCGCGCGAGGTCGTCGGCACGCCGGCGATCCTGTCGACGACGTCCATGCCCGAGAGGACGCGGCCGAACACGGCGTAGCCGAAATCGTCCGGCCCGAAGCCGCGGTGGTCGAGGGCGGCGTTGTCGGCCACGTTGATGTAGAACTGCGAGGTGGCGCTGCGGGCCGCCCGGAGGCGCGCCATGGCCAGGGTGCCGCGGCGGTTGCCCAGGCCGTTGGTGGCCTCGTTCTGGATGGGCGGGCGCGTGGCCCGCTCGACCAGCTCCGGCGTGTAGCCGCCGCCCTGGATTACGTAGCCCGAAACTACGCGGTGCCAGATGGTCCCGGCATAGTGGCCGTCCCGGGCGTACCGCAGGAAGTTCTCCGTGGAGACGGGGGCGCGATCTTTGAATAGCTCGGCCACGATGGACCCCGCGGAGGTCTCGATCACGACCACGGGATTGCCCGGCGCGGGCTGCAACGGATCGGCAGCCTGCGGCGTCTGAAGAAGGAAACCGAGCAGGGCGAAGAGGATAGGCATCTGATTCGGCCGGCGCCGGACTCTGGCCGGGGCCGGACAATGAGTGTCCGGTGGCGAACCGCCGGCCCAAAAGTTT
This genomic window contains:
- a CDS encoding peptidylprolyl isomerase, with product MPILFALLGFLLQTPQAADPLQPAPGNPVVVIETSAGSIVAELFKDRAPVSTENFLRYARDGHYAGTIWHRVVSGYVIQGGGYTPELVERATRPPIQNEATNGLGNRRGTLAMARLRAARSATSQFYINVADNAALDHRGFGPDDFGYAVFGRVLSGMDVVDRIAGVPTTSRDGMENVPVTPVLIKSVTERRE